The Halobellus sp. MBLA0158 genome has a window encoding:
- the cca gene encoding CCA tRNA nucleotidyltransferase: MAAEEARRRVIERVRERVTPDADEREAMREATATLVSRIEAELDALPVEADVVQVGSTARGTWLAGDRDIDVFVRFPPSLDRATLERYGLEIGNAVLPEGHEEYAEHPYVTGEFAGFDVDLVPCYDVAEGSALQSSVDRTPHHNAYLRAHIDDDLAGEIRVFKQFLKGIGAYGSDLRTRGFSGYLSELLVLEFGDLDSLLAAAADWHPPVAFDPEGHATTEHDDPLVMVDPTDPSRNVAAVCSAENVARLQHYAREFRADPREALFEPREPEPLDAEAVATHVERRGTTPVAVVFDAPDVVDDQLYPQLEKSLSGIRDALDRWGFGPLRATAFADDRAALFVELAHRTLPAVERHQGPPVHVRRHAEGFADAYADRSGERVDPYGPFIDGDRYVVERERDFTDAVAFLESDELFSVGLGAQVETELENDYEVLAGDEVASLAAEFGTELARYFAPRP; the protein is encoded by the coding sequence ATGGCCGCAGAGGAGGCACGCCGCCGCGTGATCGAGCGGGTCCGCGAGCGCGTCACGCCCGACGCCGACGAGCGCGAGGCGATGCGCGAGGCGACCGCGACGCTCGTCTCGCGCATCGAGGCCGAACTCGACGCGCTGCCGGTCGAGGCCGACGTCGTTCAGGTGGGCTCGACCGCCCGCGGCACGTGGCTCGCGGGCGACCGCGACATTGACGTCTTCGTCCGCTTTCCGCCCTCGCTCGACCGCGCCACGCTAGAGCGCTACGGCCTCGAAATCGGCAACGCAGTCCTCCCCGAGGGCCACGAGGAGTACGCCGAACACCCCTACGTCACCGGCGAGTTCGCGGGGTTCGACGTCGATCTGGTCCCCTGTTACGACGTCGCTGAGGGCTCGGCTCTCCAGTCGTCGGTCGACCGCACGCCCCACCACAACGCCTACCTCAGGGCGCACATCGACGACGACCTCGCCGGCGAGATCCGGGTGTTCAAGCAGTTCCTGAAGGGGATCGGCGCCTACGGGAGCGACCTCCGGACGCGGGGCTTCTCGGGCTACCTCTCGGAGCTTCTGGTCCTCGAGTTCGGCGACCTCGACTCGCTGCTCGCGGCGGCGGCGGACTGGCACCCGCCGGTCGCCTTCGACCCCGAGGGCCACGCGACCACCGAGCACGACGACCCGCTCGTGATGGTCGACCCGACCGATCCGTCCCGGAACGTCGCCGCCGTCTGCTCGGCCGAGAACGTCGCGCGGCTCCAGCACTACGCCCGCGAGTTCCGCGCGGACCCGCGCGAGGCGCTCTTCGAGCCCCGCGAGCCCGAGCCGCTCGACGCGGAGGCGGTTGCGACACACGTCGAACGCCGGGGGACGACGCCCGTCGCGGTCGTCTTCGACGCCCCGGACGTCGTCGACGACCAGCTGTACCCCCAGCTCGAAAAGTCGCTGTCGGGGATCCGGGACGCGCTCGACCGGTGGGGGTTCGGCCCGCTCCGCGCGACCGCCTTCGCCGACGACCGGGCGGCGCTGTTCGTCGAACTCGCCCACCGGACGCTCCCGGCCGTCGAGCGCCACCAGGGGCCGCCCGTCCACGTCCGCCGGCACGCCGAGGGCTTCGCGGACGCCTACGCCGACCGATCGGGCGAGCGGGTCGACCCCTACGGCCCGTTCATCGACGGCGACCGCTACGTGGTCGAGCGCGAGCGCGACTTCACCGACGCGGTCGCGTTCCTGGAATCCGACGAACTGTTCTCTGTGGGGCTAGGCGCCCAGGTCGAGACCGAACTGGAGAACGACTACGAGGTGCTCGCCGGCGACGAGGTGGCGTCGCTGGCGGCGGAGTTCGGGACCGAACTGGCCCGGTACTTCGCGCCGCGGCCGTAG
- a CDS encoding mechanosensitive ion channel family protein has protein sequence MFAVGPLQAGPSLTQVELLEGLRTVFRTVTSAEARAVATVALLILGAVFARFVVPLVIRRSRRFATERIAETRAGEAFERVFEYVPMSRPARLLIRFVQLLIAVGLAIALLVVWGQIDAAAFVLGVLVASAPTAGQIVLTGLLFFGAYVATDLLEEIVAEFGSGTDEITAHQEEIIVRVLQLGLFVFVAMAGLSVWQIDLGGLLVGAGFLGIVVGMAARQTLGSLIAGFVLMFSRPFTIGDWVEIGDEEGIVTDVTIINTRLENFDGEYVVMPNDSVANAAITNRSEKGVLRLTVEVGIDYEADVDHAVDVAMDAIRGVDVVADAPPPRVFPKSFGGSSVVLEARFWIEPPSPPLKVNATSRVVRAIKEAYDREGIKIPYPQMEVSGRAETDGFRINREHDLPAEATGPSAGEHD, from the coding sequence ATGTTCGCTGTCGGCCCGCTCCAAGCGGGACCCTCGCTCACCCAGGTCGAGCTTCTGGAGGGGCTCAGAACCGTCTTCCGGACCGTCACGAGCGCGGAAGCGCGAGCGGTCGCGACGGTGGCGCTCCTGATTCTGGGGGCCGTTTTCGCCCGGTTCGTCGTCCCGCTGGTGATCCGGCGGTCCAGGCGCTTCGCCACCGAACGGATCGCCGAGACCCGCGCCGGGGAGGCCTTTGAGCGCGTCTTCGAGTACGTCCCGATGTCCCGGCCGGCCCGGCTGCTGATCCGGTTCGTCCAGCTACTGATCGCGGTGGGGCTCGCAATTGCGCTCTTGGTCGTCTGGGGGCAGATCGACGCCGCGGCGTTCGTCCTCGGCGTCCTCGTCGCCTCGGCGCCGACCGCCGGCCAGATCGTGCTCACCGGGCTCCTGTTCTTCGGGGCGTACGTCGCGACCGACCTCCTGGAGGAGATCGTCGCCGAGTTCGGCTCCGGAACCGACGAGATCACCGCCCACCAGGAGGAGATCATCGTCCGGGTGCTCCAGCTGGGGCTCTTCGTCTTCGTCGCGATGGCCGGCCTGTCCGTCTGGCAGATCGACCTCGGGGGCCTGCTCGTCGGCGCGGGCTTCCTGGGGATCGTCGTCGGGATGGCCGCCCGTCAGACGCTCGGCTCGCTCATCGCTGGCTTCGTCCTGATGTTCTCCCGTCCGTTCACGATCGGCGACTGGGTCGAGATCGGCGACGAGGAGGGGATCGTCACCGACGTCACGATCATCAACACCCGACTGGAGAACTTCGACGGCGAGTACGTCGTGATGCCGAACGACAGCGTCGCGAACGCCGCCATCACGAACCGCAGCGAGAAGGGCGTCCTGCGTCTCACCGTCGAGGTGGGCATCGACTACGAGGCGGACGTCGACCACGCCGTCGACGTGGCGATGGACGCGATCCGGGGGGTCGACGTCGTCGCGGACGCGCCGCCGCCCCGGGTGTTCCCCAAGTCGTTCGGCGGGTCGTCGGTGGTCCTCGAAGCCCGCTTTTGGATCGAGCCGCCGAGCCCCCCGCTGAAGGTCAACGCGACCTCCCGGGTCGTCCGCGCGATCAAGGAGGCCTACGACCGCGAGGGGATCAAGATCCCCTACCCGCAGATGGAAGTCTCCGGGCGGGCGGAGACCGACGGCTTTCGGATCAACCGCGAGCACGACCTCCCCGCGGAGGCGACCGGGCCGTCCGCCGGGGAACACGACTGA
- a CDS encoding AbrB/MazE/SpoVT family DNA-binding domain-containing protein: METRKIQRVSNGTYTVSLPREWATEQGLSAGDVVQLHAHLDGPLTIQPATDDLSRLELPIAEESRTQVTRLLRAAYTAGALDVDVVAADGLDDDQRTALRSTVRALSGVTIAEESDTTVAVRNVLDSEQVSIRQSVRHLRFVALSHHREATAALCDPEIDAGPATDDARADRLSAVVERYFVRSLSRLDEVDRLGEGRPDLFCFFQLADDLRRIAACADRIATVAADFDSPSDPDADPDRTDTRVAAFETVAEDAREAVETAVDTVFDPDTDAVWNVLERRDAVRTTVDDLGRRLFEAPDGEYRLARALPAIRETADCAASIASIGLRRTLQQRSLGSAGLHDSDSAGTDPPVPSETDD, translated from the coding sequence ATGGAGACACGGAAGATACAGCGAGTCAGCAACGGAACGTACACGGTGTCGCTCCCGCGGGAGTGGGCCACAGAGCAGGGGCTCTCGGCGGGCGACGTCGTGCAGCTACACGCCCACCTCGACGGCCCCCTGACGATCCAGCCGGCGACCGACGACCTCTCCCGGCTCGAACTCCCGATCGCCGAGGAGTCGCGGACGCAGGTCACCCGCCTCCTGCGGGCGGCGTACACCGCCGGCGCGCTCGACGTCGACGTCGTCGCCGCCGACGGCCTCGACGACGACCAGCGAACCGCCCTCCGCTCGACCGTGCGGGCGCTCTCCGGCGTCACGATTGCCGAGGAGTCCGACACGACCGTCGCCGTTAGAAACGTCCTCGACTCCGAGCAGGTCTCGATCAGGCAGTCGGTTCGTCACCTCCGGTTCGTCGCCCTCTCCCACCACCGCGAGGCGACGGCGGCGCTGTGTGACCCCGAGATCGACGCGGGGCCCGCGACGGACGACGCGCGTGCCGACCGCCTGTCGGCGGTCGTCGAGCGGTACTTCGTCCGGAGCCTCTCGCGGCTGGACGAGGTCGACCGGCTCGGGGAGGGCCGCCCGGACCTGTTCTGCTTCTTCCAGTTGGCGGACGACCTCCGCCGAATCGCGGCCTGTGCCGATCGGATCGCGACCGTCGCCGCCGACTTCGACTCCCCTTCCGACCCCGACGCGGACCCCGACCGCACCGACACCCGCGTCGCGGCGTTCGAGACGGTCGCCGAAGACGCACGCGAGGCCGTCGAAACGGCCGTCGATACGGTCTTCGATCCCGACACGGACGCCGTCTGGAACGTCCTCGAACGCCGCGACGCCGTCCGCACGACCGTCGACGATCTCGGGCGCCGGCTCTTCGAGGCGCCCGACGGCGAGTACCGCCTCGCGCGGGCGCTCCCGGCGATCCGCGAAACGGCCGACTGCGCCGCGTCGATCGCGTCGATCGGCCTCCGGCGGACGCTCCAACAGCGCTCGCTCGGCTCGGCGGGACTTCACGACTCTGACTCCGCGGGAACGGATCCGCCCGTTCCGTCCGAAACGGACGATTGA
- the pstC gene encoding phosphate ABC transporter permease subunit PstC, which translates to MAQATDELTGAERLGRLTRRFRDFVDETEPEALAVVGVMSLSLLSAFVGFLLVSNYTVVPFAVFLVAGGYGWIRYQGLTAKLLTLSTTISTIIILVLIIAFISVESIPVLFYERATVFGVSVPGLRMFIQPNWDAVSPPIRYSMVPMIHGTVMVTVVATAVAAPLGVAAALFLSEIAPATVRELVKPGVEILAGIPSIVYGFIGFTVLSPWASDQFRILGQGTYLFVGVVVGLMALPTVVSVAEDALNSVPESMKSGSLAVGTTDWQTMTSITLPAAFSGVSAAVLLGVGRAIGETMAATVMLRGVPRLTDPLYNVFYGQETLTSLIARNYGEADGFQMDALFVAGIILFVTVLVISIGSQYVEWRMRQKFGGEV; encoded by the coding sequence ATGGCGCAGGCGACTGACGAACTGACCGGCGCAGAGCGGCTCGGCCGTCTCACGAGGCGCTTCCGCGACTTCGTCGACGAGACCGAACCCGAGGCGCTCGCCGTCGTCGGCGTGATGTCCCTTTCGCTCCTTTCGGCCTTCGTCGGCTTCCTCCTCGTGTCGAACTACACCGTCGTCCCCTTCGCGGTCTTCCTCGTAGCCGGCGGCTACGGCTGGATCCGGTACCAGGGCCTCACGGCGAAACTGCTCACGCTCTCGACGACGATCTCGACGATCATCATCCTCGTGTTGATCATCGCGTTCATCTCCGTCGAGTCGATTCCCGTGCTCTTCTACGAGCGCGCCACGGTGTTCGGCGTCTCCGTGCCGGGGCTCCGGATGTTCATCCAGCCCAATTGGGACGCCGTCTCGCCGCCGATCCGCTACTCGATGGTCCCGATGATCCACGGGACGGTGATGGTCACGGTCGTCGCGACTGCCGTCGCCGCGCCGCTCGGGGTCGCCGCGGCGCTGTTCCTCTCGGAGATCGCGCCCGCGACGGTGCGCGAACTCGTCAAGCCCGGCGTCGAGATCCTCGCCGGGATCCCCTCGATCGTCTACGGCTTCATCGGCTTCACCGTCCTCAGCCCGTGGGCCTCCGATCAGTTCCGCATCCTCGGCCAGGGGACGTACCTCTTCGTCGGCGTCGTCGTCGGGCTGATGGCGCTGCCGACGGTCGTCTCCGTCGCGGAGGACGCGCTCAACAGCGTCCCCGAGTCGATGAAGAGCGGGTCGCTCGCGGTCGGGACGACCGACTGGCAGACGATGACCTCGATCACGCTCCCGGCCGCGTTCTCGGGGGTCTCCGCGGCGGTGCTGCTCGGCGTCGGCCGCGCGATCGGCGAGACGATGGCCGCGACGGTGATGCTCCGCGGCGTGCCGAGGCTCACCGATCCGCTGTACAACGTCTTCTACGGCCAGGAGACGCTCACCTCGCTCATCGCGCGGAACTACGGCGAGGCCGACGGCTTCCAGATGGACGCGCTGTTCGTCGCCGGGATCATCCTCTTCGTTACCGTCCTCGTCATCTCGATCGGCTCGCAGTACGTCGAGTGGCGGATGCGGCAGAAGTTCGGAGGTGAGGTCTGA
- the pstB gene encoding phosphate ABC transporter ATP-binding protein PstB, with protein sequence MSETTQQTQTQSQSQTEAEAAQPLQTTSGESEERLREEWTDYRFDGTTKLAVEDLDVHYGDDHALKGVSMEIPERSVTALIGPSGCGKSTFLRCLNRMNDRIKSARVDGSVQLDGQEIYQEGTDLVELRKRVGMVFQSPNPFPKSIRDNISYGPRKHGDIDTSLLARLFGRSDEEAEEQLVERSLRQAALWDEVNDRLDDNALGLSGGQQQRLCIARALATDPEVLLMDEPASALDPIATAKIEELIHELSQEYTVVIVTHNMQQAARISDQTAVFLTGGKLVEYGDTDQIFENPQSQRVEDYISGKFG encoded by the coding sequence ATGAGTGAAACCACACAGCAGACCCAGACGCAGTCCCAGTCCCAGACCGAGGCGGAAGCGGCACAGCCGCTACAGACGACGAGCGGCGAATCGGAAGAGCGGCTCCGCGAGGAGTGGACCGACTACCGCTTCGACGGCACGACGAAGCTCGCCGTCGAGGACCTCGACGTCCACTACGGCGATGACCACGCGCTCAAGGGCGTCTCGATGGAGATTCCCGAACGGAGCGTCACGGCGCTCATCGGCCCCTCGGGCTGTGGGAAGTCGACGTTCCTCCGGTGTCTCAACCGAATGAACGACCGGATCAAGTCGGCGCGGGTCGACGGCTCGGTGCAACTCGACGGCCAGGAGATCTACCAGGAGGGGACGGATCTGGTCGAACTCCGCAAGCGCGTCGGGATGGTGTTTCAGTCGCCGAACCCCTTCCCGAAGTCGATCCGCGACAACATCTCCTACGGCCCGCGAAAGCACGGCGACATCGACACGAGCCTCCTCGCGCGGCTGTTCGGCCGGAGCGACGAGGAGGCCGAAGAACAACTGGTCGAACGCTCGCTCCGCCAGGCGGCGCTGTGGGACGAGGTCAACGACCGCCTCGACGACAACGCCCTGGGGCTCTCCGGCGGCCAGCAACAGCGGCTCTGTATCGCCCGCGCGCTGGCGACCGACCCTGAAGTCCTCCTGATGGACGAGCCCGCCTCGGCGCTGGACCCGATCGCGACCGCGAAGATCGAAGAGCTCATCCACGAGCTCTCTCAGGAGTACACGGTCGTCATCGTCACCCACAATATGCAGCAGGCCGCGCGCATCTCCGATCAGACCGCGGTCTTCCTCACCGGCGGCAAGCTCGTCGAGTACGGCGACACAGACCAGATCTTCGAGAACCCCCAGAGCCAGCGCGTCGAAGACTACATCAGCGGGAAGTTCGGCTGA
- the pstA gene encoding phosphate ABC transporter permease PstA: MAGATRSRLVRSDTTATDAVAALSVGVASVLFALGLAAMFELIALTGTLAGVPTLTLLGILLVVQGGAVVAFGVGSRLGLVETNPRPDAGAVAAVAFALLWFVVGGVVASQALGLGLAGWLPAAVLTGAVAFAVTVLPREDVGSTAPAGAVAVLAGLAFLGGLVVPDSVWDLGWEQTASLTAEFMVPVLTVFCALLTGWAAAKAYGGFGARGRRVGAYLLIYLNAGAIVSVLFALVAFTLFKGLPGLFRGLAFGAGVGPDSTIALFGLRLTISWPVSWPFVMNGVGLLNDVNGVLPAIVGTFWLVVGAVLFAVPLGVGAAVFLTEYAERGRFTQVVEVATNGLWSTPSIVFGLFGFAFLIPRFGNGKSLLAGMLTLGFMLLPLVVITSREAMLAVPDEYRDASAALGVTKWQTIRSVVLPAALPGVVTGVILGVGRIAGETAPILLTMAGGVFVPGSQTADVIGGFTFTTAPPFVSNPELLQATSALPYQLYALITAGVGASGNVGNPDQFRWATALVLLAVVLSFYAVGIATRYYFRRKLSYE; the protein is encoded by the coding sequence ATGGCGGGCGCGACGCGGAGCCGGCTGGTCCGCTCTGACACCACCGCGACCGACGCCGTCGCGGCCCTCTCTGTCGGCGTCGCCTCCGTGCTCTTCGCGCTCGGCCTCGCGGCGATGTTCGAGCTGATCGCGCTCACGGGGACGCTGGCCGGCGTCCCCACGCTGACGCTCCTCGGGATCCTCCTCGTCGTCCAGGGCGGCGCCGTCGTCGCCTTCGGCGTCGGCTCGCGGCTCGGCCTCGTCGAGACGAACCCCCGCCCCGACGCCGGCGCCGTCGCGGCGGTGGCGTTCGCGCTGCTGTGGTTCGTCGTCGGCGGGGTCGTCGCCTCGCAGGCGCTCGGGCTCGGCCTCGCGGGCTGGCTCCCGGCCGCGGTCCTGACCGGCGCCGTCGCCTTCGCGGTCACCGTCCTCCCGCGCGAGGACGTCGGCTCGACCGCGCCCGCGGGCGCGGTGGCGGTCCTCGCGGGGCTCGCGTTCCTGGGCGGACTCGTCGTCCCCGACTCGGTGTGGGACCTCGGCTGGGAACAGACGGCCTCGCTGACGGCCGAGTTTATGGTGCCCGTCCTGACGGTGTTCTGCGCCCTGCTCACCGGCTGGGCCGCGGCGAAGGCCTACGGCGGCTTCGGGGCCCGCGGCCGCCGCGTCGGGGCGTACCTCCTGATCTACCTCAACGCCGGCGCGATCGTGAGCGTGCTGTTCGCGCTCGTCGCGTTCACGCTGTTCAAGGGCCTCCCCGGGCTGTTCCGGGGGCTCGCGTTCGGGGCCGGCGTCGGCCCCGACTCGACGATCGCGCTGTTCGGCCTCCGCCTCACGATCTCGTGGCCGGTCTCGTGGCCGTTCGTGATGAACGGCGTGGGCCTCCTCAACGACGTCAACGGCGTGCTGCCCGCGATCGTCGGGACGTTCTGGCTCGTCGTCGGCGCGGTCCTCTTCGCCGTCCCGCTCGGCGTCGGCGCGGCGGTCTTCCTCACCGAGTACGCCGAGCGCGGCCGCTTCACGCAGGTCGTCGAGGTCGCGACGAACGGCCTCTGGAGCACGCCGAGCATCGTCTTCGGCCTCTTCGGCTTCGCGTTCCTGATCCCGCGGTTCGGCAACGGCAAGTCGCTGCTTGCCGGGATGCTGACGCTCGGTTTCATGCTCTTGCCGCTCGTGGTCATCACGAGCCGCGAGGCGATGCTCGCGGTCCCCGACGAGTACCGCGACGCCAGCGCCGCCCTCGGCGTCACGAAGTGGCAGACGATCCGGAGCGTCGTGCTCCCGGCGGCGCTGCCCGGCGTCGTCACGGGCGTCATCCTCGGCGTCGGCCGCATCGCGGGCGAGACCGCGCCGATCCTCCTGACGATGGCCGGCGGCGTGTTCGTCCCCGGGAGCCAGACCGCCGACGTGATCGGCGGCTTCACGTTCACGACGGCGCCGCCCTTCGTCTCGAACCCCGAACTCCTGCAGGCGACCTCGGCCCTCCCGTACCAACTGTACGCGCTCATCACGGCCGGCGTCGGCGCCTCCGGCAACGTCGGGAACCCCGACCAGTTCCGGTGGGCGACGGCGCTCGTCTTACTCGCCGTGGTGCTGTCGTTCTACGCGGTCGGCATCGCGACGCGGTACTACTTCCGGAGGAAACTGAGCTATGAGTGA
- a CDS encoding fumarylacetoacetate hydrolase family protein, with product MRLARLQTSEGIVRGRYRDGVVVADDGEYVVGRDGSLVAPCSPSALYCVGRNYAETLDQMDYERPEEPDFFIKPPASLTGHDAPIRYPEWTDELTYAGELAAVIDERCRDVAVEDVPEVVRGYTVMNDVDALDQQGRTTRKAFDGSGPLGPWIETDLDPAGIDMETRINDEVRQDANTELMLFGPREIVSFLSRRFTFRPGDVVAFGSPANPGLIEPGDEVEITYEGVGTLRNEVVAADGDG from the coding sequence ATGCGACTCGCACGACTGCAGACCTCGGAGGGGATCGTTCGCGGACGGTACAGGGACGGCGTCGTCGTCGCGGACGACGGCGAGTACGTCGTGGGCCGCGACGGCTCGCTCGTCGCGCCCTGTTCGCCCTCGGCGCTGTACTGCGTCGGTCGGAACTACGCGGAGACGCTCGATCAGATGGACTACGAGCGGCCCGAGGAGCCGGACTTCTTCATCAAGCCGCCGGCGTCGCTGACCGGCCACGACGCGCCGATCCGGTACCCCGAGTGGACGGACGAACTCACCTACGCGGGCGAGCTCGCCGCCGTCATCGACGAGCGGTGTCGCGACGTCGCCGTCGAAGACGTCCCCGAGGTCGTCCGCGGCTACACCGTTATGAACGACGTCGACGCGCTGGACCAGCAGGGGCGGACCACCCGGAAGGCCTTCGACGGGTCGGGGCCGCTGGGCCCGTGGATCGAGACCGATCTCGACCCCGCGGGGATCGATATGGAGACGCGGATCAACGACGAGGTCCGGCAGGACGCGAACACCGAACTGATGCTGTTCGGCCCCCGCGAGATCGTCTCGTTCCTCTCGCGGCGGTTCACGTTCCGCCCCGGCGACGTCGTCGCGTTCGGGAGCCCGGCCAACCCCGGGCTGATCGAACCGGGCGACGAGGTCGAGATCACCTACGAGGGCGTCGGCACGCTCCGGAACGAGGTCGTCGCCGCCGACGGGGACGGCTGA
- a CDS encoding pyridoxal-phosphate-dependent aminotransferase family protein gives MLTPPDTDPLTPEDRTLMGPGPSEVHPRVLRVMSAPLVGHLDDSFIEIMDEVQELLRYTFQTENRWTIPVSGTGSAAMEAAFANVVEPGDTVLVPTNGYFGGRMASMAERAGGEVAYVEAPWGEPLDPDAVADAFHQHDPDVFGFVHAETSTGALQPNVPALTDIAHDNDAYVIADTVTSLGGVELRVDEWGIDVAYSGAQKCLSCPPGASPLTLSDRAMEKVLDRDSEVRSWYLDLSLLEGYWGDERSYHHTAPITNVYALREALQLVAEEGLEARWERHREMATHLKEGLETLGLELNPEDEYWLPSLNAVRIPEGIDESALLRDMKEEHNLEVASGLGDLDGEIIRIGCMGYSARTSNVELVLHALEDALRKQGYEP, from the coding sequence ATGCTGACGCCGCCAGACACGGATCCGCTCACGCCGGAGGATCGGACGCTTATGGGCCCCGGGCCAAGCGAGGTCCACCCGCGCGTGCTTCGGGTGATGAGCGCGCCGCTCGTCGGCCACCTCGACGACTCGTTCATCGAGATTATGGACGAGGTACAGGAGCTGCTCCGATACACGTTCCAGACCGAAAACCGGTGGACGATCCCGGTGAGCGGCACGGGATCGGCGGCGATGGAGGCCGCGTTCGCGAACGTCGTCGAACCGGGCGACACCGTGCTCGTCCCGACGAACGGCTACTTCGGCGGGCGGATGGCCTCGATGGCCGAACGCGCCGGCGGCGAGGTCGCCTACGTCGAGGCGCCGTGGGGCGAGCCGCTCGACCCGGACGCCGTCGCCGACGCGTTCCACCAGCACGACCCCGACGTCTTCGGGTTCGTCCACGCCGAGACGAGCACGGGCGCGCTCCAGCCGAACGTCCCGGCGCTGACCGACATCGCCCACGACAACGACGCGTACGTCATCGCCGACACGGTCACGTCGCTCGGCGGCGTCGAACTCCGCGTGGACGAGTGGGGCATCGACGTCGCCTACTCCGGGGCCCAGAAGTGCCTCTCGTGTCCGCCGGGCGCGAGCCCGCTCACGCTCTCGGACCGCGCGATGGAGAAGGTGCTCGACCGCGACTCCGAGGTCCGGTCGTGGTACCTCGACCTCTCGCTGCTTGAGGGCTACTGGGGCGACGAGCGCTCCTACCACCACACCGCGCCGATCACGAACGTCTACGCGCTCCGCGAGGCGCTCCAGCTGGTCGCCGAGGAGGGCCTCGAAGCGCGCTGGGAGCGCCACCGCGAGATGGCGACCCACCTCAAGGAGGGCCTCGAAACGCTCGGCCTCGAACTGAACCCCGAAGACGAGTACTGGCTCCCCTCCCTGAACGCGGTGCGGATCCCCGAGGGGATCGACGAGTCGGCGCTGCTCCGCGATATGAAGGAAGAGCACAATCTCGAAGTCGCGAGCGGGCTCGGCGACCTCGACGGCGAGATCATCCGCATCGGCTGTATGGGGTACTCGGCGCGGACAAGCAACGTCGAACTGGTCCTGCACGCGCTCGAAGACGCGCTGCGAAAGCAGGGCTACGAGCCGTAA
- a CDS encoding substrate-binding domain-containing protein has translation MTRDSKRFGDHVSRREFLVATGAAGAAGLAGCSSQSGSETETEASGGGESTATPTQSQSQSDSSGSSGGPAMLTAEGSSTVYPIANKGSSYWNSNAPPSDGEYWGSNPEEGNTVPGWEALGEPDMRLADYFASLYGFEPTGQQATPPFPTSIGLSHSGTGCQSVVDGLVDIGNSSGPITAELGWSEEKAQEEVVDHVLGRDGQPVVVSSDVYNNGVQQLTGEEVRGIYQNEITNWSEVGGPDQEIYVIGRAEGSGTDTSFRLNMLGSADAPMPGVDTRFGQNQQVAQAVQQNEGAIAYMALAFTSDQAPPIAINFEGTVYEPDRDAENTIFDSDYPLNRDLHQYTKITEETPSGTDMREAAFMNMFLTEFGQQVFVEANNYIPLPTADIESEFEKLPDQV, from the coding sequence ATGACGCGCGACTCAAAGCGCTTCGGAGACCACGTATCACGTCGGGAGTTCCTCGTTGCGACCGGAGCCGCCGGGGCCGCCGGGCTGGCCGGCTGCTCGTCGCAGTCGGGCTCGGAGACCGAGACGGAGGCCTCGGGCGGCGGCGAGAGCACCGCGACGCCGACGCAGTCCCAGTCGCAGTCCGACTCTTCGGGGTCGAGCGGCGGCCCGGCGATGCTCACCGCGGAGGGCTCTTCGACGGTCTATCCCATCGCCAACAAGGGCAGTTCCTACTGGAACTCCAACGCGCCGCCGAGCGACGGCGAGTACTGGGGCTCGAACCCCGAAGAGGGCAACACCGTCCCCGGCTGGGAGGCGCTCGGCGAACCGGATATGCGCCTGGCCGACTACTTCGCGAGCCTCTACGGCTTCGAGCCGACCGGTCAGCAGGCCACGCCGCCGTTTCCGACGAGCATCGGCCTGAGCCACTCGGGCACCGGCTGTCAGTCCGTCGTCGACGGCCTCGTCGACATCGGCAACTCCTCGGGCCCGATCACGGCCGAACTCGGCTGGAGCGAGGAGAAGGCCCAAGAGGAGGTCGTCGACCACGTGCTGGGCCGCGACGGCCAGCCGGTCGTCGTCAGCAGCGACGTCTACAACAACGGCGTCCAGCAACTGACGGGCGAGGAGGTCCGCGGGATCTACCAGAACGAGATCACCAACTGGAGCGAGGTCGGCGGCCCCGATCAGGAGATCTACGTCATCGGCCGCGCGGAGGGCTCCGGGACGGACACCTCGTTCCGACTGAATATGCTCGGTAGCGCCGACGCGCCGATGCCGGGCGTCGACACCCGCTTCGGCCAGAATCAGCAGGTCGCCCAGGCCGTCCAGCAGAACGAGGGCGCCATCGCGTACATGGCCCTGGCGTTCACGAGTGACCAGGCGCCGCCGATCGCCATCAACTTCGAGGGCACGGTCTACGAGCCCGACCGCGACGCCGAGAACACGATCTTCGACTCCGACTACCCGCTCAACCGCGACCTCCACCAGTACACGAAGATCACCGAAGAGACGCCGAGCGGGACGGACATGCGCGAGGCGGCGTTTATGAATATGTTCCTGACCGAGTTCGGCCAGCAGGTGTTCGTCGAGGCGAACAACTACATCCCGCTGCCGACCGCCGACATCGAGTCCGAGTTCGAGAAGCTCCCCGACCAGGTGTAA